A genomic segment from Neisseria perflava encodes:
- a CDS encoding AI-2E family transporter, producing MYQKKARGAKPWIIMACVIAAFIWLLYALVDVLTPFIVAAVLAYVLNPLVEWLQLKRIRHAPASMIIMALALLILLSLVLIIVPMLLNQFNNLAERLPQIVGFVQNKLLPWLNSISGDYIQIDQESIIAWLQSHTDELSNTLKAWIPTLMRQSGNVISGVSNLVLLPLLLYYFLLDWKRWSSGISKLVPRRFIETYTRISGNMDEVLGEFLRGQLMVMMIMGLVYGLGLMLVGLDSGFAIGMIAGILVFIPYLGAFTGLLLATIAALLQYGSWQGLLMVWAVFGVGQFLESFFITPKIVGDRIGLSPFWVIFSLMAFGQLMGFVGMLAGLPLAAVTLVLLREGASVYFGSHFYKHK from the coding sequence ATGTATCAAAAGAAAGCGCGCGGCGCAAAACCGTGGATTATTATGGCTTGCGTCATCGCAGCCTTTATTTGGCTTTTATATGCCTTGGTCGATGTTTTGACGCCGTTTATTGTGGCCGCCGTTTTGGCCTATGTTTTGAATCCCTTGGTCGAGTGGCTGCAATTGAAGCGTATCCGCCACGCGCCGGCCTCTATGATTATTATGGCGCTGGCTTTGCTAATATTGCTGTCGTTAGTACTGATTATCGTGCCTATGTTGTTGAACCAGTTTAATAATCTGGCCGAACGCCTGCCGCAAATCGTAGGCTTTGTTCAAAACAAACTACTACCGTGGCTCAACAGCATCAGCGGGGATTATATTCAAATTGATCAAGAATCAATCATCGCATGGTTGCAGTCGCATACGGATGAGTTGAGCAATACGCTCAAAGCATGGATTCCGACCTTGATGCGTCAAAGCGGCAACGTCATCAGCGGTGTCAGCAATTTGGTGTTGTTGCCTTTGTTGCTGTATTACTTCTTGTTGGATTGGAAACGCTGGTCTTCCGGAATCAGCAAATTGGTTCCACGCCGTTTTATCGAGACCTACACGCGTATCAGCGGCAATATGGATGAAGTTTTGGGCGAGTTTCTGCGCGGCCAGCTGATGGTTATGATGATTATGGGCTTGGTCTATGGCTTGGGCTTGATGTTGGTCGGTTTGGATTCCGGCTTTGCTATCGGTATGATTGCCGGTATTTTGGTATTTATTCCGTATTTGGGCGCATTTACCGGCCTTTTGCTGGCGACAATCGCCGCGCTTTTGCAATATGGCTCATGGCAGGGCTTATTGATGGTCTGGGCTGTATTCGGTGTCGGACAATTCTTGGAAAGCTTTTTCATTACGCCTAAAATCGTCGGCGACCGCATTGGTTTGTCGCCTTTCTGGGTGATTTTCTCGTTGATGGCTTTCGGACAACTGATGGGTTTTGTCGGTATGCTTGCCGGCTTGCCGCTTGCCGCCGTGACGCTGGTTTTACTACGTGAAGGTGCATCTGTCTATTTCGGCAGCCATTTCTACAAACATAAATAA
- a CDS encoding acetate kinase, with protein MSNQLILVLNCGSSSLKGAVIDRKSGNVLLSCLGERLGTPEAVITFSKDGKKCQTALTGRNDHAGAVGMLLKELEKHGLHDRIKAIGHRIAHGGEKYSESVLIDQAVMDELNACIPLAPLHNPANINGILAAQEHFPGLPNVGVMDTSFHQTMPERAYTYAVPRELRKKYAFRRYGFHGTSMRYVAPEAARILGKPLEDIRMIIAHLGNGASITAIKNGKSVDTSMGFTPIEGLVMGTRCGDIDPGVYSYLTSQAGLDVAQVDEMLNKKSGLLGISELSNDCRSLEIAADEGHEGARLALEVMTYRLAKYIASMAVACGGVDALVFTGGIGENSRNIRAKTVSYLDFLGLHIDTKANMDKRYGNSGIISPTGSMPAVLVVPTNEELMIAHDTAQLAGFLEEVG; from the coding sequence ATGTCCAACCAACTCATTCTTGTTCTGAACTGCGGCAGCTCTTCGCTCAAAGGCGCCGTTATCGACCGTAAAAGCGGTAATGTCCTCCTAAGCTGTCTCGGCGAACGTTTGGGTACGCCCGAAGCAGTCATTACGTTCAGCAAAGACGGTAAAAAATGCCAAACAGCCTTGACCGGCCGTAACGACCATGCCGGTGCCGTAGGTATGCTGTTGAAAGAGCTTGAAAAACACGGCCTGCACGACCGCATTAAAGCCATTGGCCACCGCATCGCACACGGCGGCGAAAAATACAGCGAATCTGTTTTGATCGACCAAGCGGTAATGGACGAACTCAATGCCTGCATTCCGCTCGCTCCGCTGCACAACCCTGCCAATATTAACGGTATTTTGGCTGCGCAAGAGCATTTCCCAGGCCTGCCCAATGTCGGCGTGATGGATACTTCGTTCCACCAAACCATGCCGGAGCGTGCCTACACTTATGCCGTTCCGCGTGAATTGCGTAAAAAATACGCTTTCCGCCGCTACGGTTTCCACGGTACCAGCATGCGTTACGTTGCCCCTGAGGCCGCACGGATTTTGGGCAAACCTCTGGAAGACATCCGCATGATTATTGCCCACTTAGGCAACGGCGCATCCATTACCGCCATCAAAAACGGCAAATCCGTTGACACCAGTATGGGCTTCACGCCGATCGAAGGTTTGGTAATGGGCACCCGTTGCGGCGACATCGATCCGGGTGTATACAGCTATCTGACTTCCCAAGCCGGATTGGATGTTGCCCAAGTTGATGAAATGCTGAACAAAAAATCAGGCTTGCTCGGTATTTCCGAACTCTCCAACGACTGCCGTTCTTTGGAAATCGCGGCGGATGAAGGCCATGAAGGCGCTCGTTTGGCCCTGGAAGTCATGACCTACCGCCTTGCCAAATACATTGCTTCGATGGCAGTGGCTTGTGGCGGCGTTGACGCACTCGTGTTTACCGGCGGTATCGGCGAAAACTCGCGCAACATCCGTGCCAAAACCGTTTCCTATCTTGATTTCTTGGGTCTGCACATCGACACCAAAGCCAACATGGACAAACGCTACGGCAACTCCGGTATCATCAGTCCGACAGGTTCTATGCCGGCTGTTTTGGTTGTGCCAACCAATGAAGAGCTGATGATTGCCCACGATACGGCGCAGTTGGCCGGCTTTTTGGAAGAAGTAGGCTAG
- the prpF gene encoding 2-methylaconitate cis-trans isomerase PrpF, giving the protein MPQIKIPAVYYRGGTSKGIFFKRTDLPAAAQEAGEARDKILLRVLGSPDPYGKQIDGLGNASSSTSKAVILDKSERTDHDVDYLFGQVSIDKPFVDWSGNCGNLTAAVGAFAIEQGLVDKSKIPSDGLCTVKIWQKNIGKTIIAHVPMQNGAVLETGDFELDGVTFPAAEVQIEFLDPADGEGSMFPTGNLVDEIDVPNIGRLKATLINAGIPTIFLNAADLGYTGKELQDDINNDAAALEKFETIRAYGALKMGLISDVSEAATRAHTPKVAFVAPAADYTASSGKTVKAADIDLLVRALSMGKLHHAMMGTASVAIATAAAVPGTLVNLAAGGGARKEVRFGHPSGTLRVGAAAECQDGQWTATKAVMSRSARVIMEGQVRVPEDCF; this is encoded by the coding sequence ATGCCGCAAATTAAAATTCCAGCCGTTTACTACCGCGGCGGTACATCCAAAGGCATTTTCTTCAAACGCACCGATCTGCCGGCCGCTGCGCAGGAAGCAGGCGAGGCACGCGACAAAATCCTCTTGCGCGTACTCGGCAGCCCCGACCCTTACGGCAAACAGATTGACGGTTTGGGTAATGCCAGTTCGTCCACCAGCAAAGCCGTGATTTTGGACAAATCCGAACGTACCGATCACGATGTCGATTACTTGTTCGGACAAGTTTCCATCGACAAACCTTTTGTCGATTGGAGCGGCAACTGCGGTAATCTGACCGCCGCCGTGGGCGCATTTGCCATCGAACAAGGTTTGGTCGATAAATCCAAAATCCCTTCAGACGGCCTGTGTACCGTCAAAATTTGGCAGAAAAACATCGGCAAAACCATTATTGCCCATGTGCCGATGCAAAACGGCGCAGTTTTGGAAACAGGCGATTTTGAGCTTGACGGCGTAACGTTCCCGGCAGCCGAAGTACAAATTGAATTTTTAGATCCAGCCGACGGCGAAGGCAGTATGTTCCCAACCGGCAATTTGGTTGATGAAATTGATGTGCCGAATATAGGCCGTCTGAAAGCCACGCTTATCAATGCCGGTATTCCAACCATTTTCCTAAATGCCGCAGATTTGGGCTACACAGGCAAAGAGTTGCAAGACGACATCAACAACGATGCCGCGGCTCTGGAAAAATTTGAAACCATCCGCGCTTATGGCGCGCTGAAAATGGGCTTGATCAGCGACGTATCCGAAGCTGCCACCCGCGCCCATACTCCGAAAGTCGCTTTTGTCGCTCCGGCGGCAGATTACACCGCTTCAAGCGGCAAAACCGTCAAAGCAGCCGACATCGACTTATTGGTACGCGCGCTGAGCATGGGCAAATTGCACCACGCCATGATGGGTACTGCTTCAGTTGCCATCGCTACCGCTGCCGCCGTGCCCGGTACGCTGGTCAACCTTGCAGCCGGAGGCGGAGCGCGTAAAGAAGTCCGTTTCGGTCATCCGTCAGGCACACTGCGTGTCGGTGCAGCCGCCGAATGTCAGGACGGCCAATGGACGGCCACCAAAGCGGTCATGAGCCGTAGCGCACGCGTGATTATGGAAGGACAAGTCCGAGTGCCGGAAGATTGCTTTTAA
- the purM gene encoding phosphoribosylformylglycinamidine cyclo-ligase, producing the protein MSTSLSYRDAGVDIDAGDQLVENIKPFAKRTMRPEVLGDLGGFGALVEIGKKYKNPVLVSGTDGVGTKLKLAFDWDKHDTVGIDLVAMSVNDILVQGAEPLFFLDYFACGKLDVARATDVIKGIAQGCEESGCALIGGETAEMPGMYPEGEYDLAGFAVGVVEKERVINGRSIQAGDVVLGLASNGAHSNGYSLVRKIIERDNPDLDAEFDNGKTLREAIIAPTRLYVKPILAALEKFTIKGMAHITGGGITENVPRVLPENTVAQIDAKAWELPKLFQWLQKAGNVETQEMYRTFNCGIGMVVIIAEEDADAVQAFLSEQGETVYRLGAVRERNGDEHQTQVA; encoded by the coding sequence ATGAGCACTTCTTTGAGCTATCGTGACGCAGGCGTGGATATCGACGCAGGCGATCAACTGGTCGAAAACATCAAACCTTTTGCCAAGCGTACTATGCGCCCTGAAGTGTTGGGTGATTTGGGCGGTTTCGGCGCTTTGGTCGAAATCGGCAAAAAATACAAAAATCCGGTATTGGTTTCCGGTACGGACGGCGTCGGCACCAAGCTGAAACTGGCATTCGACTGGGATAAACACGATACCGTCGGTATCGATTTGGTTGCCATGAGCGTCAACGACATTTTGGTTCAAGGTGCTGAACCTTTGTTCTTCTTGGACTATTTTGCTTGCGGCAAGCTGGATGTTGCCCGCGCGACTGATGTGATTAAAGGCATTGCCCAAGGCTGCGAAGAATCCGGTTGCGCTTTGATTGGCGGTGAAACTGCCGAAATGCCGGGCATGTATCCCGAAGGCGAATACGACTTGGCCGGTTTTGCCGTCGGTGTAGTTGAAAAAGAACGCGTCATCAACGGCCGCAGCATTCAGGCCGGAGACGTTGTTTTGGGCTTGGCTTCCAACGGCGCACACTCCAACGGCTACTCTTTGGTACGCAAAATCATCGAACGCGACAATCCCGATTTGGACGCGGAGTTTGACAACGGCAAAACCTTGCGCGAAGCCATCATCGCCCCTACCCGCCTGTATGTGAAACCTATCCTTGCCGCTTTGGAAAAATTCACCATTAAAGGTATGGCCCATATTACCGGCGGCGGCATTACCGAAAACGTACCACGCGTTTTACCTGAAAATACCGTCGCACAAATCGATGCCAAAGCGTGGGAATTGCCTAAACTGTTCCAATGGCTGCAAAAAGCAGGCAATGTGGAAACCCAAGAAATGTACCGTACATTCAACTGCGGTATCGGCATGGTCGTTATCATTGCCGAAGAAGATGCCGATGCGGTACAAGCATTCTTGAGCGAACAAGGCGAAACCGTTTACCGTTTGGGCGCAGTTCGTGAGCGCAACGGCGACGAACATCAAACCCAAGTGGCTTGA
- a CDS encoding S-methyl-5'-thioinosine phosphorylase, with protein sequence MLAIIGGSGLTKLPELEITERKIIRTPYGLTSSPILFGRLGRLDIVFLARHGFSHTIAPHEINYRANIWALHSLGVENIIAISSVVGINPDFENGSLVLPDDLIDYTYGRKDTFFEGQECPVVHTDFFNPYCDELRQELLNITKAHNVPIYDSAVYGCLQGPRRPTRAEIARYRRDGVDVLGMTGMPEAVLARELKMAYTHFCSVSSIDCFDSGVGTEGCNEQTSIAMTKIRQLLNGL encoded by the coding sequence ATGTTAGCCATTATCGGCGGCAGCGGTTTGACCAAACTGCCAGAACTCGAAATTACCGAACGAAAAATCATACGCACTCCATACGGCTTAACCAGCAGCCCTATTTTGTTCGGCAGGTTGGGGCGCTTGGATATTGTTTTTCTTGCCCGACACGGCTTCAGCCATACCATCGCGCCGCATGAAATCAACTACCGCGCCAATATTTGGGCGTTACATTCTTTAGGCGTTGAAAACATTATTGCCATTTCTTCAGTCGTCGGTATCAACCCCGATTTTGAAAATGGCAGTTTAGTGTTGCCGGACGATTTGATCGACTATACCTATGGCCGCAAAGATACTTTTTTTGAAGGCCAAGAATGCCCTGTCGTCCATACCGATTTTTTCAACCCTTATTGCGATGAATTGCGACAAGAATTATTGAATATCACGAAAGCGCACAATGTGCCGATTTACGATTCCGCTGTTTATGGCTGCCTGCAAGGCCCGCGCCGTCCAACCCGCGCTGAAATCGCCCGTTATCGCCGTGACGGGGTAGATGTACTCGGTATGACCGGTATGCCTGAAGCCGTTTTGGCCAGGGAGTTGAAAATGGCCTATACCCACTTTTGCAGCGTCAGCAGCATTGATTGCTTTGATAGCGGAGTAGGGACTGAGGGCTGTAATGAACAGACTTCTATTGCGATGACGAAAATCCGACAATTATTGAATGGTTTGTAA